A window from Fibrobacter succinogenes encodes these proteins:
- a CDS encoding LicD family protein, whose product MKPANGYLREFQLVEVDFTRHILDLLKPYDIQMYLEGGALLGAKRHKGFIPWDDDIDIAMSRADFNKLLHVLQTDPNFVWIDTTQKSGYYAEYYDKNIRANANKNVALMTPTCVHIFNGTCLRDAKNLEFFPNDFLKEDVTEEQYLAFRDKAIAFIRKPHAWKELFDFYEATWKESGIFSMEHTSRIVPGLGNWDLTEYGYHGFRNHDDVYPTTTILFEGKELPCPNKAEEILDREYGKNWRDYPKDIGFPQTLVDRNKYFKLIGEPLIDFKEF is encoded by the coding sequence ATGAAACCTGCCAACGGATATCTCCGCGAATTTCAACTTGTTGAAGTTGATTTTACAAGACACATCCTTGATTTGCTCAAGCCCTACGATATCCAAATGTACCTTGAAGGCGGAGCCCTATTGGGCGCAAAGCGTCACAAGGGATTCATTCCTTGGGATGACGATATCGACATTGCGATGTCTCGAGCCGATTTCAACAAGCTCCTTCACGTTCTACAGACCGACCCCAATTTCGTGTGGATTGACACAACGCAAAAGTCCGGTTACTATGCCGAATATTACGACAAGAACATCCGCGCGAATGCAAACAAGAATGTCGCTCTCATGACTCCGACTTGTGTACACATATTCAATGGAACTTGTTTGAGGGACGCAAAGAACCTGGAATTTTTCCCGAACGATTTCTTGAAAGAAGACGTAACCGAAGAACAGTACCTCGCCTTCAGAGACAAAGCCATCGCATTCATAAGAAAGCCTCATGCCTGGAAGGAACTTTTCGACTTCTACGAAGCCACATGGAAAGAGAGCGGCATTTTTTCGATGGAGCACACGTCCAGAATCGTTCCGGGGCTCGGTAACTGGGACCTGACTGAATACGGCTATCACGGATTTAGAAATCACGATGACGTTTATCCCACAACGACCATCCTATTCGAAGGCAAGGAACTTCCCTGCCCGAACAAGGCCGAAGAGATCCTGGACAGGGAATACGGAAAGAACTGGCGCGACTACCCCAAAGACATCGGATT